The DNA segment CGCGGTGGGGGAGGACGGCGACTACTACGTGCTCGGACGCGCCGGCGAGGCGTTCGAGGACGCCGACGGGCGCGTCCACCCCCGCGCCGTCGAGCGGGCGCTGGCGTCCCACGAGGACGTGACCGCGGCCGGTGCGGTGGCCGACGCCGACGGCCTGCGGGCCGTCGTCGTGGGCGACGCCGACCCCGGCGAACTCCGGGAGTACGTCGCCGACCGCATCCCGTCGGGGGTCGAACCCCGCGAAATCGTGGACGTCGAGCAGTTGCCCCGGCGGCCGACCGGCGAACCCGACCGGGCGAAGATTCGCCGCGAGTGGTTCGCCGACGAGGAGCGCATTGACGAGCGGTGACGGTTCACCGGAACCGGTGACGACAGGTGGTGGCGCGCCGCCGGTAGCCGACGTCCCGCGGCCACTCGTCTCCGAGTCCCAGGTAGTCGCCGAACCGCCCGGTCGACCGTTCGGCCGAGGCGAGTCGCAGCGCCTGCCGGAGGCCACCGCGAGTCGGTCGGTCGCTCGATTCGGCGAGTCGCGTCGCCAGTCGGTCGACCGTCTCGGGGTCGTCGGTCGCCGCGACCGCGAGAGCCGTCACGGCGGTCGTCTGGACGACCGGGTCGCCATCGGCGAGCAGGGCGGCGACCCGGTCGAGGTGCGTCCGGACGTTCTCGCGAAAGTTGTCGGCGCCGCGGAGGTCCGGCGTTCGGCGAACCGTCGCCGCGCCCTCGGCGACGATGTCGACCGCCGTCTCCCGGACGACTCCGGACTCGGTTTCGAGCGCGTCGAGGACGAACGGGAGCGGAAGTTCGTGTCGGGCCATCCAGAGGACCGCCGCGCGAACTCGCGGCTCCGAGTCCGACCGGAGGATTCGGCGGGCGACGGTCGCCAGGACACCGTCGTCGAGGTCGTAGAACGAACGGCCGAGCGCGTCCGCGGCGGCCGCGCGGACGAGCGGCGATGAGTCGTCTCGAAGGGCGACGCCGAGACGGCGAATCGCCTCCTCGTCCGGGACGGCCCTGAGCGCACACGCCGCGGCGGTTCGGACGGCGGGCGAGGAGTCGTCGGTCAGCATCGCGAACAGCGCCGACGCGCGGGCGTTGGCTTCGTCGGCGTCGAGCGATTCGGCGGCCGCCCGCCGCACCTTCGGGTCGGCGTCCGAGAGGAGCGTCGACAGGGTGGAACCGGCTTCGCCGCCGTCGCCGGCGAGCGTCGCCGCCGCGGCGGTGGCCGCTCGGTACTTCGGGTTGTCGTCGGTCCGGGTGCCAACCGACGCGTGTCCGGTTCCGCTCGACTTTCCTCGGCGGAGGAGCGCGAGCGACGCGGCCGCGCTCGCTCGGACTCGCGGACGGTCGGCCGAGAGGCGGTCCGTCAGCCACGAAACCGCCCGCTCGCCCTCTCCTGCGAGCGAATCGTAGGCGGCCTCGGCACCCCACCCGTCGAGGTGCGACAGCAGGCCGAAGATGTCGTCCGGGAGGTCGGCGTCGACGTCGCCGTCGGGCAACCGTCCGGTGTCGCAGGGAGCGACCGCGTACTCGTCGGTGAGGTACTCCCGAAACGGGACGTCCGACCCGTGGACGGACGGAGCGGTCGCGAGGACGACGTTTCCGTCGGGTTCTGCGCGGCTCGCGAGGCCGGGTGCGTCCAGAAGTCGCTCCCGGCCGAGGTCCGCGACGAGTTCCGGACCGTAGTACAGCACCGGCGAGGAGGACGTCCACAGTTCGGCGGTCAGTTCGTCGCCGGGAAAGTGCTCGTACTCGGTCGCGAGTCGACCGAACGCGAACTCGCCGGCGTCGAAGACCGCCGCACCCAGTTCGACGACCGACAGGAACGTCAGGTTCGCCGCACGGTTCGGAACGTGGACGCGAAGCCGCGGCGACCCAGGGAAGGCGGAGACGGCGCACCGGAACGTCCCATGCCGGTCGAACCGGAAATCGAACCACCGACCGTCCCGGTCGAGCGGTTCGGCGAGGACCTCTTCGAGAGGTTCGTCGCCGAGGAACTCCCCACCGCGGGAGGCGAACGCTCCACAGACGCGGCGGACGAGTTCCTCGTCGACGGGGGTACGGGAGTGGAATTCCAGCCAGCGGTCGACGCCCATCGGGTCGACGGTCGAACCGGCCGAAGTAATAGTTTCTCACCCGACAGTCGTTCCGCCGGTCGCTCGCGGTCGGAGATACCGGCAGTACTCCCGGTAGCGCAAGTCCTTTTGACCGAGGGCGTCTGGAAGACGACAATGAGTCGATTGCGAATCGCGTTCATCAACGCCGCCCACGACGGGACGGACACCCGGCGGAACTTCCGGCGGGAACTCGACGCCGACCTCGTGGAGTTCGAGGCCACCGAGGGCCGCCTGCCCGACACCGTCGACTTCGACGGCGTGGTGGTTTCCGGGTCGCGGTCGTCGGTGTACTGGGACGAGGAGTGGATCGAACCCACGAAGGAGTGGGTCGAGCGAGCCATCGACGCGGGTCTGCCCTGCCTCGGCGTCTGCTGGGGCCACCAACTGCTCGCCGACGTACTCGGCGGCGAGGTCCGGGACATGGGCGAGTACGAGATCGGCTACCGCGAGGTCGAACACACCGGCGACTCGCCGCTGTTCGAGGGCGTCAGCCGGCGGTTCACCGTCTTCACCACCCACTCCGACGAGGTGGCCGAACTCCCGCCCGGCGCCGAGGAGATCGCCGTCAACGACTACTCGAACCACGGCTTCCGCAAGGGCCACGTCTTCGGCCTGCAGTTCCACCCCGAGTACGACACCGACACCGCCGAGACGGTGACGAAGGGCAAGGACCTCGGCGACGAGCGCCTCCAGCGCGTCCTCGACGGCATCACCGAGGAGAACTTCGAGGCCGCCTGCGAAGCAAAGGTCGTCTTCGAGAACTTCTGCGACTACGTCCGCGAGGTCCGCAACGACGCTGCCGCCGAGGTCGACTCGGCCTCGGCGGTGTAGGTTACGACCGGGTCGGTTCAGCACGGCGGCGGGTTCGTCGGTCGAACGGAGGCCTGATTCTCAGACGTCGGTCGACGGCACTCACAGCCGAGTCGACGCCGGAACGCGATTTTGCGCGGCGACAGAGTACTTAAACCCCATGACCAATGAACCACTACACCCACCCCTGCTCGGCCGCTATACGGAGAAAATGAAAGACGAGATTTCCAACGGCCAGCGCGGAAACGCGGGCACCGAGACGACCGCCACGCCCCGCGAACCGGACCTGAACGTACCCCCGCTGTCGCAGGACAACGTGTTCGACGCGCTGTCCTCGCGCCGGAGTCGGTACGTACTGGTCCACCTCCGCGAGGAGGACGGGGCGGTATCGCTCGACGAACTGGCCGACGTGGTGGCGGCGTGGGAGACCGGCAAGGCCATCGACCTAGTTTCCGAGGAGCACCGCGAACGGGTGTTCACGTCGCTCGCCCACTCGCAGTTGCCCAAGCTGTCGATGATGGGACTGGTCAAGTACGACGAGCAGGACCTGCTGGTCGACCGCGGCCCGCACGCCGAACAGGCCGACGCGTACCTCGACATCGCGGTCGAGCGAGACGACAACGTCGAGCGGTAGACCCCCGGCGAACCGACGGCGGCGGACGGTAGACGCTCCGAAATTTCCGGGAGCGTCCGGGGTCGCGGTTCGTCCGCGCCCCCGGCAATTCTTGCGAACGAAAGGGAGCGTTTTTGAGAGTTCGGGCCACACGTTTTTCCATGCTCGATTACGTCTCGCTGGAGGAGGACCTCGACGAGGAAGAGCGGATGATTCGAGACACCGCTCGCCGGTTCGTCGAGGAGCAGGTCGAACCCGACATCGGCGACCACTTCGAGGACGGCACCTTTCCCACCGACCTCATCCCCGAGATGGGCGAACTCGGCTTCTACGCGCCCAACCTGGAGGGGTACGGCTCGCCGAACGTGAGCGAGAAGGCCTACGGGCTGTTGATGCAGGAACTGGAGGCCGGCGACTCGGGCATCCGCTCGATGGCGAGCGTCCAGGGCGCGCTCGTGATGTACCCCATCCGCGCTTACGGTTCCGAGGAGCAGAAAGAGCGCTGGCTACCCGGCCTCGGCGAGGGCGAACTCGTGGGCTGTTTCGGCCTCACCGAACCCGAGCACGGCTCGAACCCCTCCGGGATGGAAACCTACGCCGAGAAGGAGGGCGACGAGTACGTCCTCAACGGCTCGAAGACGTGGATCACCAACTCCCCCATCTCGGACGTGGCGGTCGTGTGGGCCCGCGACCGCTCGGCCGAGGAGAACCCGGTCCGGGGCTTCCTCGTCGAGACGGACACGGACGGCGTGACGACGAACAAGATAGACGAGAAGCTCTCGATGCGCGCCTCCGTGACGGGCGAAATCGGCCTGAACAACGTCTACGTCCACGAAGAGGACGTTCTGCCGGGCGTCGAGGGGATGAAGGGCCCGCTGTCGTGTCTCACCCAGGCGCGCTACGGTATCGCGTGGGGCGCGGTCGGAGCGGCGCGGGACTGCTTCGAGACGGCCCGCGACTACGCCACCGAGCGCGACCAGTTCGGCGGCCCCATCGCGCGCTTCCAGATCCAGCAGCAGAAACTCGCCGAGATGGCCACCGAAATCACGACCGCCCAACTGCTGGCCCACCGACTCGCCGACCTCAAAGAGCGGGGCGACCTGCGACCCCAGCACGTCTCGATGGCCAAGCGCAACAACGTCCGGATGGCTCGCGACCAGGCGAAGGTCGCCCGCGAGATGCTCGGGGGCAACGGCATCACCACCGACTACTCGCCGATGCGCCACATGGCGAACATGGAGACGGTGTACACCTACGAGGGCACCCACGACATCCACACGCTGATTCTGGGCCAGGATTTGACGGGGATTGCGGCGTTCGAGTAAGCGAACTCGGCGTCCGCGGTTTTCCTCTCACTCCGTCGGCGTCCCCGGCCGTTCGTGATTTACGAGGTGATAGAGCGGTTCGTAGTCGCCGACGTTCTCGAAATCGGCGAGCGTCTCCGCCATCACGGACTGGTGTTCGTGGTCGATGTCGTGATCCGAGTTCTGGTAGGCATCGTAGACGGCGTCCATGTCGTCGGCTTCCATGAAGTAGACGAGATACGTGCCGTCGTCGGTGTGTTCGAGGAACGCCGATTCGGTGTGCATCCCTTCCTGCGCGAGCGTTTCGAGGGCTTCGTCCTCACGCGAGCGAACCTCGGCCATCCACTCGCGCAGGCGCTCTTCCTTCCCCGGTTCGACCTTCTGTTTCGTGAGAACGACGTCGGTCATCGTTCGTCGGGACGCACGGCGGAGACTTAATCGTCAAGGGCCGAATAGATAAAGAACTAAGTATCAGTTCGGAGAACGTGAGAGCGTCTTCTTTCCGGCCATAGCCGCGGCACCGACGGACGAATCACGTCCCGAAAGCCTGCGTGAGTACCACGAACGCAGACCCTGCACCGCACTTTGGCCGGTCGTCGCACGTAACGCGACGAAACTATGACGACAGCAAATCGAGACGTTCACGGCGCGCTCGCATCGATTTCGGACGAATACGAGGTGGTCCGACGACTCCACGCCGTTCCGCCTCACGCAGTCTACGAGGTGACGATAGACGGGACGCGCGCGGTCTGTAAGGTCGCCCGGGGTCAGCGGGCCGACCCCGCCGCGGAGGCCCGCGTAATCGCTCGGATCGGGCGGACGACCTCGGTTCCCGTCCCCGAAGTCCTCGCGGTCGGAGAGGACTGGTTCGTCGCGGAGTGGCGTGACGGGCTACCTGGAGAAGCGACCGCCGACGCAGAACGCGCCCGGGTGATGGGCGCAGGACTGGCGACGCTGCACGCGGAAACCGCAGGGTCGTTCGCGGCGACCGGATTTCCGCGGGACGCGGGGGACGCGCTCGCGGTCGACGCTCGCGACTCGTGGCACGAAACCGTCTGCGACTTGCTCGCCGACCGGCGGGACTACCTCGCGGCGTTCGGCTATTCGGAGGTCGCCGACGCCGCGCTGACGTTCGTGCGCGAGCGCCCCGACCTGCTGGACGGAGCCGGCGACCCCGTACTCACTCACGGCAACTACCTTCCCGAGCACGTCGCCGCGGAGGACGGCGAAGTCACCTGCGTCGTCGACTGGGAACACGCGCTGGTCGCCCCCGGGGAGTACGACTACTGGCGGACGGCACTCCCCCTGCAGAGCGAGGCCGAACCGACCGAACGCGACGCCGTCCTCGCAGCGTTCCGCGAGGGATACGAGTCGGTTCGGCCCCTCCCAGAAGGGTTCGAGCGCCGCGGCGAAATCTATCGGCTAATCAACGCGGTGTCGTATCTGAAGGCGCTCCACCTCCAGCGCCAACAAACCGGGCAGGAGAAGGCCCGCACTGCGGCCGCATTCCGGGAGTACGTGTACGACACCGTCTGAGCGTCGCTACGAACGAGTGACACACCGTCGCGAGAGCTAAGTCCCCGCGCTCCGAGCGATTCGATATGAACGGAACCGGACGCGTCGAGGCCATCCACCTCGCGCCCGAATCCGGCGCGGAAACCGAACCGACGGACTCCGTCGAGGCGGTCGCCGGCGAGGGACTGCGCGGCGACCGCAAGTTCGGCGGCGACAGCTTCGACCTGACGCTCATCGAGGCCGAGGCGGTAGAGGCCGCCGAGGCCGAGGCGGGCGTCGAGATGGGCGACGGCCGCCACCGCCGCCAGATAACCACCAGGGACGCCGCGCTGAACCACCTCGTCGGCGAGCGGTTCCGCGTCGGCGAGGTCGTCTGCGAGGGCGTCGAACTCTGCGAACCCTGCGGCCACCTCGAATCGCTCACCGAGGACGGCGCGGTGTCGGCACTGCTGCACCGCGGCGGCCTCTGCGCCGACGTGGTGGAGTCGGGCGACGTCTCGGTCGGCGACGAACTCGAAGTGCTGTAACCTCGGATACGTGTCTCCCTGACAACCTATTTCTTCCCGCCGACCGTAGCGGTCGCCATGGGTTCTATCGCGCGACGCCTCGCCGCCGTCATCGTCGCCGTCGCCCTCGTCGTCACGGCGAGCATCGTCGGCGGGGTCTTCCTCCTCGTCGGTCTCGGCGCGACCGTCGCCGTCCTCGACCTCGCGGGGAGCGTCGCGGCGGTCATCGCGCTCTCGGAGTTCGGGTTCGTCGTGACGGGCGTCGCCTTCCTGCTCGTGACCGGTCGCGGGTTGGCGTACCTCGACGTGCGGGCGCCGACCAAGCGCGACCTCGCGTGGGCGGCGGTCGGGACGCTCGTCCTGCTGGGGATTCGGGCGGTCGGCGGGTTCCTGCTGGGCGCGGCCGGCGTCTCGCTCGGCGGGCGAGGCCTCGGCGGCCTGGCCGACCGCGGCCTGCTGGAGGCGCTCCTCGTGCTCGTCCCCCTGTCGGTGCTGGTCGTCGGTCCCGCCGAGGAACTGCTGTTCCGCAACGTGATACAGAAGTACCTCGCCGAGTCGTTCTCGCGCCGGGGCGCGATACTGGTCGCCAGCGTGCTGTTCGCGGTCGTCCACCTGCCGAACGCGCTCATCGCCGGACTCGACGCGGCGGGAGCGGCGGGCGTGCTCGCGCTGTTGTTCTGCATCTCGGTCGCGCTCGGCGCGATGTACGACTGGACGGGCAACCTGTTCGCGCCGGTGGTCGCCCACGGCCTGTACGACGCGGTCCTGTTCGCCGCGGCGTACCTCTCGCTGGTGGGCGGGCGACTCGCCTGACGGCGGCCGCGGACGACGATTCGTCGGAGGTCGCGACCGGCGCCGCTATCCGAACCCTTCGCTCTCCAGGTAGTCGTCGGGCACGCCGAGTCGCCGGACGACGGCGGTCAGCCCCTCGACCATCACGTTGGTCCCGCATGCGTACACCTCGGCGTTCGCGGGGTCGATGCGGGCGTCGATGTCGTAGTTCGGTTCCTCGCCGGCGATGCGCTCCATCGCGTCGGTGAGGTCGACGTCGGCCAGCGCGTCGTCGACGACGTACTTCAGCAGCGTCTGCTGGACGTAGGCGGTTTCGCCCGCCCAGTCGGTGAGGTACTCCTCCCGGGAGAGCGTGGGCACGAAGTGGAAGTTGTCGTGTTTGTCGTCGAGCGCTCGGAACTCCTCGCGGTACGCCAAGTCGTCCCGCCACCCGGTGCCGAGGAACAGCCAGACGTCGCGCTGTTCGCCGCCGAACTCGTCGCGGCCCTCCTCGAAGGTGTACTCGATCATGCTCCGGAACGGCGCGACGCCGGTTCCGGTGGCGAGGAACACCACGTCTCGGCCGGAGGGTTCCTGGAGCGTGAACTCCCCGTTCGGACCCCGCAGGGTCACGTCGTCGCCCACCTCCGCCTCGCTACAGAGTTGCGTCGTGAGTTTGCCGCCGGGGACGCGCCGGACGCAGATTTCGAGCGCGTCGTCGTTCGGCGACGAGGCGATGGAGTAGGGCCGCGGCACGCCGCCGTACCGGACCGTGACGTACTGGCCGGGCGCGAAGTCGATGTCGGTCTCGTCCTCGTCGAAGCGGATCTTCAGCAGCGACGGGTAGGCCCGTCGGCTCCGCTGGCGGAGCGTCGAGAACTTCTTTTCGAGCGCGCCCGGCGGGTCGCCCTCGTCCCACGCCTCGCGGAACCGCTCCCAGTCGACGTCCTCGTCGTTGGCGGTTTCGGCCTGGGCCAGCAGTTCCTCGGCGTCGTGTCGCCGGAGGGTTTCGCGGACCTCGGTCTCGATCTCGTCGCGCCGGTTGTGGTCCATCGCCTCAACGTCGACGACCTCCGTGCCCTCGGTTATCAGCGGTAGCGTCTCGGCCGCCTCTCGTTGGGTGATTCGCTCCCGCCCCATATCGTCAGGCTAGTCGGGCGCGAGTCGGTTAAATCGGGCGGCGGACGTTCGATTCGAATCGAACGTTCAGCGATTCCACGCCGCCGCGTCGGGGTCGACGAGTCGCTCGCGGCGGTCTATCGCGTCGATTCGCTCGCGCTCCTCGGCGGTGAGGGTCGGCGCGTCGAGGTTCGCCCGGAGGTGGTCCTCGCCGGTGGCCTTCGGAATCGGAACGACGCCCTCCCGGTCGTTCAGCCAGGCGAGGCTGACCGCTTCGGGGGTCGTGTCGTGCGCTTCGGCGATGTCGACTAGTTCGGGCACGTTGCCCGCTTCGCCGCGCATCAGCGGGGCGTAGGCGACCAGCGTCACGTCGTGTTCCCGGCAGTGAGCCAGCAGGTCGTCCTGCGGGAGCAGGGGATGGCACTCGACCTGGTTGGCGACGACCGGCGCGTCCAGAATCTCGCGGGCCTCGTCGAGCAGGTCGGGCGTGAAGTTACTGACCGCGACGTTTCGGGTCGTCCCCTCCTCGCGGAGGCGGTCGAACGCCGGAAGCGTCTCCTCGGGGTCGTAGGCGCCCGTCGGCCAGTGGACGTACAGCAGGTCGACCGACTCGACGCCGAGTCGGTCGAGACTCTCCGCGGCGGTCGCGCGCACGTCCTCGGGGGCGAGATTGTCCGGGTGGACCTTCGTGGCGAGGAACACCGCCTCGCGGTCGACGTCACTCTCGCGGATTCCGGCGCCGACGGCCGCCTCGTTGTCGTACATCTGGGCGGTGTCGAGGTGTCGATAGCCGAGTTCGAGCGCGGTCCGGACGGTCTCGGTGCACCGGTCGGGGTCGTCGTTGCCCGAGGTGCCGAGGCCGGGGCTGGGAATCGTCGTCACGCCTCGAACGTGTCCGCGAGCGAGGAAAAGTCTACGCGCGGCGGCAACGCCCGCGGCGTGCCGCGGGCGTTGCCGCATCACCGCGAGGCGGCGTCCTCGCCGGGCGCGTCGCCGGCCGTGTCGTCGCCCACGTCCGCCCCGCTCGCGCCGAACGACGACGAGACGACCCGGACCGCCGCGACCCCGACGACCAGCGCGGCCCCCAGAACGCCGACCGCGACCAGCGGCGAAATCGCGTCGGCGACCGTCCCCGCGAGCAGGTAGAACGGGAGTTTCGCCAGCGCGTACGCCATCGACGCCGCGCTCAGGACGGTCGCCCGGCCGACCGACTCGACGCGGTCGTTGACGTACTGGGAAACCAGCGGCGCGAGGAGCGCGTTCGACCCGCGCACGGCGAAGAAGGCGGGGAAGGCCAGTAGCGGCCACGCAAGCGGTGCGAGCAGGAACAGACCGAGGAGCACCGGCGCGACGAGGAGCGTCCCGCGAACGCCGAAGCGGTCGCCGACCGGCCCGGCGCAGTAGCTCGCGACCGCCGCCACGGCCGTGAACGCCGCGTACAGCACGCCCAACGACGCCTCGGGGAACCCCAGCGACCGCGTGGTGACCGGCTGAACGTACATGTTCGCCACGGTCGCGACGCCGAAGAAGAGCGCGGCGTAGGCGACGAACGACCGGAGCGGCGGCCGCGAGAACCGCCGCCGGATGACGGGCAGGGCGTCGAACACCGTGAACGATTCGTCGCTTCCGTCGTTTCCGTCGCTCTCGGCATTTCCGCCGACGTACTGGCGGTTCTCCGGGAGCGTCAACAGGACGACGACGCCCGCGCCGTTGAGCACGCCGGAGGCAAGAAACGGTAGCGCGTGGTCGACGCTGTAGAGAACGCCGCCCGCGAGCATCGCGACGACGGTCACCGCGCGGTTGACCGACCCGCCGCGGCCGCGGACCCGGGCGAAGCGGTCGCCGTCGAGTTCCGCTTCGAGGGTGTCGTAGAGCCAGGCGTCGCCCGTTCCGGACTTGAACACCATCATGAGTGCCCAGAGGACGTAGAGGACCGCCAGTCCGAGGAACGACTCGACGACGACGAAGCCCAGAATCGAGAGGGTCATGAACGCCGAACTCGCGAGCAGGCTGTTGCGCCGGCCGATGCGGTCGCCGACGTAGCCGGTCGGCACCTCGCCGACCACCGTGACCACGGCGTAGAGCATCGAGAGCGTCGAGATGGCGGTGTAGTCGAGCCCCCGGTCGAGCAGGAAGAGCGTGAATATCGGCGAGAAGAAGCCGAACGAAACCGTCGCCTGGTAACAGTAGTACTTGGCGATGGTCGACGACGGCAGGCGGTCGGCGAGACGGGCGCGCACGGTACGGGACCGACTTGTCCGTCGTTCGGAATAAACCCTCCCTGAACCGAATTCCTGTATCCGTTACGACAAAAGTTCGAAGGAACTGCGACGAGAGTGACGAGGTATGAGCCAACGAGGCCCGCCGTGGGGACTGCTCGGGGTCGGCGCGGCGGCGAGTCTCTGTTGCATCGGGAGTTCCGCGGTCGGCGGTGCGGCGCTCGCCGGCGGCGCGCTGGCCGGGGGTTTCGGCGCGGGCCTGATTCAGGCGCTGGTGACGGCGCTGACCGTCGGCCTCGTCGGTCTGGCGTGGCAGTGGCGGCGTGGCGGCGAGAGCGCCTGCGAACCCCGCGAGCGACGGTGAGCGCCATCGCGGTCGGGGCGGTGTCGTCCGCCGGACGGCACCGCCCCGACCGTCACGAGGTAGTTCCTACTCGAACCGGCCGGTTTCCGCGCCGCACTCCTCGCAGACCGTCACGAGGGCGTCCCGGTCGTCGATCGCCCGGATGTCGTTCGACGTGCGCTCGTCGCAGTCCGGACAGTCACGGACCATGTCGAGGTCGTCGGTCCCCCGAGGTGCGCCGAGCGCGAGGGCGACGACGCGCTCGTCGCCCTCGTTGGTCCCCCGCTGGTACTCGCCGGGGGCGAACCGAACGACCTCGCCGGACTCGACTTCCGCCTCGCCCGACTCCGTCTCGAAGGTCACCGTCCCCGACTGGACGTAGAAGATCTCCTCCTGGTCGCCGTGGGCGTGATAGCCGAAGGAGAAACTGTCGCCCGGCGCCAGTTCGAAGTAATTTATCGCCACGTCGGTCGCGCCGAGGGCGTCGGTCAGCGGTCGCTTCACGTCCGCCGGTCCCATCCAGGACGCCACGTCGTCGATGGTGACTCGCTCCATACGTACCCGGGCGTCCCGGACTCCAAAACCGTACCGACGAACGACCACCTTAAACGCTCGGCGGAGAATCGCCAGCGTGCGACGGGACCCCGCTGACGTCCGGCGTTTTTAGCCCGGCCTAAACCTCTTCGAACGCCGATACTTTTAAGTAGAGAGTGTCGTTTTAAGTGCTCTCTCGGCGTTGGAACAGATAGGTGAACTCCGATGGCTATTGATCCGCAATTCCACGAAAACCGCGAGAAGGTCGACACGCACGAGGGCCACGACGTGTGGGGTCCCGTCGACGAACCAGAGAAACTCGGCATCCACGGCACCCACGTCGCCGTCGACTTCGACCTCTGCATCGCCGACGGCGCGTGTCTCGAGGACTGCCCGGTCGACGTGTTCGAGTGGGTCGACACGCCCGACCACCCCGAGAGCGAGAAGAAGGCGGATCCGGCCAACGAGGCCCAGTGCATCGATTGCATGCTCTGCGTCGACGTCTGTCCGGTGGACGCCATCGACGTGGACGCGGGCCGAGCCTAATCGAAATTTACTTACAGTTTCTGCGGGAAGCGAAGTTCGATGATAGCGACAGCCCTCCGCACGCGCATCGTCATCTGTGTCGTCCTCTGTAACTGTCTCGCGCTCACCGTCCCTGCGTCGGCAGTGAGCGGGACCCCAGTCGCCTCCGCGACGACGGCCCCTTCGACCGACGAACCGATTTCCTCGGGCGACTCGTTCTGCGCCGGCGAACGCCTCGGATTCGAAATCCGGAATTCGACGCAGAACGCCGGGAAGTCGTACGAGATTCGCACGGCGACCGACAGCCAGAAGTTAGCCGCTCAGGTGTGGGTGAGAGAGAACGGGACCGGGGTCGTCGACACGACCGCCCTCGCTACCGACGGTGAAGCGAAATCGTACTTCGTCGCCGACGGAGACGGAACGCCGATCGTCTTCGAAGGCGGACGGAGCGTCAAAGCCGGGAACATCACCGAAGCGAAGTGGACCGTCCGGTCGGAACCCTGCGCTAAGTTCCCCGACCGACTCGTCGGCGTCTGGGACTGGCCGTACGAGACCCAACTGTTCGTCGGGGGAGACGCCGAAGCAGTCGAAATCACGAGCGAGACGATGAACGCGACAGAGCTCGCGGCGGTCTTCGGCGGAACGAAGACCGCCGACGGCGTGCGAGTCGACGTCGCGGACCGGCAGACCGTTCCGGCGACGTTCCAGTACCGCCACACGGACGAACACGTCTTTCACGTGTCCGCGGTCGGCGGCGACGCGAACGCGACCGCTTGGCTGACTTTAGTGACATTCCCAGTACCACCCGTCAAATTCACCTCTGACGACGTGATTCGGGGCGGTCGAAACGGGACGGCCGAGGTTTCGCTGGCGTTCGAGGGACCGCGCGTCGCCACGGTCACCGCGAGTCGAGGCGACGTCCGCCTGCACGCGACCGTCCGGGACGCCGACCGCGACGAGAACGTGACGCTTCGGTACGACGTCAACGCGATGGGGTCCATCACCGGCGAGACGAGCGACGAAACGGCCGCCGAGGCGGTCGACGTCGCCGGTGACGACCGCCTGCTCTCGGTGAACGTGAGCGAGAGTCCCGGCTCGCGGACGCACGGCGAGTACGAACTCGAACTGGCGAAGTCCCGAGACGGGGAGGTGGTAGACGTGACGATACTCAGAGTCGTGGAGTCAGAGCGGTCCGGAGAGACGCAGCGTACCGACGACTCGCCGACGACGAAGCGAAACGAAACCGCCGTTACGGAAACGCCGACCGACGGCGCTTCGCCGACCACGGAGGGCGATGCGACCGCCGAAGAAACGAACGGCTCCGAGGCGACGACCGACGAATCGGCGACGTCTGCCGTTCCGGGTTTCGGTCTTGGAGCGGGACTCGCGGCGGTCGCCGTCGCACTCGGACTAGCCGCCGTGCGCCGTCGGTGACACGGTCCAGTACGTCCGGCTAGTT comes from the Halorussus vallis genome and includes:
- a CDS encoding aminoglycoside phosphotransferase family protein, which encodes MTTANRDVHGALASISDEYEVVRRLHAVPPHAVYEVTIDGTRAVCKVARGQRADPAAEARVIARIGRTTSVPVPEVLAVGEDWFVAEWRDGLPGEATADAERARVMGAGLATLHAETAGSFAATGFPRDAGDALAVDARDSWHETVCDLLADRRDYLAAFGYSEVADAALTFVRERPDLLDGAGDPVLTHGNYLPEHVAAEDGEVTCVVDWEHALVAPGEYDYWRTALPLQSEAEPTERDAVLAAFREGYESVRPLPEGFERRGEIYRLINAVSYLKALHLQRQQTGQEKARTAAAFREYVYDTV
- a CDS encoding DUF6176 family protein codes for the protein MTDVVLTKQKVEPGKEERLREWMAEVRSREDEALETLAQEGMHTESAFLEHTDDGTYLVYFMEADDMDAVYDAYQNSDHDIDHEHQSVMAETLADFENVGDYEPLYHLVNHERPGTPTE
- a CDS encoding HEAT repeat domain-containing protein; protein product: MGVDRWLEFHSRTPVDEELVRRVCGAFASRGGEFLGDEPLEEVLAEPLDRDGRWFDFRFDRHGTFRCAVSAFPGSPRLRVHVPNRAANLTFLSVVELGAAVFDAGEFAFGRLATEYEHFPGDELTAELWTSSSPVLYYGPELVADLGRERLLDAPGLASRAEPDGNVVLATAPSVHGSDVPFREYLTDEYAVAPCDTGRLPDGDVDADLPDDIFGLLSHLDGWGAEAAYDSLAGEGERAVSWLTDRLSADRPRVRASAAASLALLRRGKSSGTGHASVGTRTDDNPKYRAATAAAATLAGDGGEAGSTLSTLLSDADPKVRRAAAESLDADEANARASALFAMLTDDSSPAVRTAAACALRAVPDEEAIRRLGVALRDDSSPLVRAAAADALGRSFYDLDDGVLATVARRILRSDSEPRVRAAVLWMARHELPLPFVLDALETESGVVRETAVDIVAEGAATVRRTPDLRGADNFRENVRTHLDRVAALLADGDPVVQTTAVTALAVAATDDPETVDRLATRLAESSDRPTRGGLRQALRLASAERSTGRFGDYLGLGDEWPRDVGYRRRATTCRHRFR
- a CDS encoding acyl-CoA dehydrogenase family protein codes for the protein MLDYVSLEEDLDEEERMIRDTARRFVEEQVEPDIGDHFEDGTFPTDLIPEMGELGFYAPNLEGYGSPNVSEKAYGLLMQELEAGDSGIRSMASVQGALVMYPIRAYGSEEQKERWLPGLGEGELVGCFGLTEPEHGSNPSGMETYAEKEGDEYVLNGSKTWITNSPISDVAVVWARDRSAEENPVRGFLVETDTDGVTTNKIDEKLSMRASVTGEIGLNNVYVHEEDVLPGVEGMKGPLSCLTQARYGIAWGAVGAARDCFETARDYATERDQFGGPIARFQIQQQKLAEMATEITTAQLLAHRLADLKERGDLRPQHVSMAKRNNVRMARDQAKVAREMLGGNGITTDYSPMRHMANMETVYTYEGTHDIHTLILGQDLTGIAAFE
- a CDS encoding DUF7344 domain-containing protein, producing MKDEISNGQRGNAGTETTATPREPDLNVPPLSQDNVFDALSSRRSRYVLVHLREEDGAVSLDELADVVAAWETGKAIDLVSEEHRERVFTSLAHSQLPKLSMMGLVKYDEQDLLVDRGPHAEQADAYLDIAVERDDNVER
- a CDS encoding MOSC domain-containing protein translates to MNGTGRVEAIHLAPESGAETEPTDSVEAVAGEGLRGDRKFGGDSFDLTLIEAEAVEAAEAEAGVEMGDGRHRRQITTRDAALNHLVGERFRVGEVVCEGVELCEPCGHLESLTEDGAVSALLHRGGLCADVVESGDVSVGDELEVL
- a CDS encoding type 1 glutamine amidotransferase produces the protein MSRLRIAFINAAHDGTDTRRNFRRELDADLVEFEATEGRLPDTVDFDGVVVSGSRSSVYWDEEWIEPTKEWVERAIDAGLPCLGVCWGHQLLADVLGGEVRDMGEYEIGYREVEHTGDSPLFEGVSRRFTVFTTHSDEVAELPPGAEEIAVNDYSNHGFRKGHVFGLQFHPEYDTDTAETVTKGKDLGDERLQRVLDGITEENFEAACEAKVVFENFCDYVREVRNDAAAEVDSASAV